CAGGGATTTTTCTATAATGTAATCATATGTGGATGAGCTGGCTTTGTTGACAGTCATGATTAGCCAAAACCTCAATGCCGTTTGGCTTAGCAGTGTTCCAGTCTCTTCATTAAAAATGAGGATGGCTAAGTACCATCACTCAATCAAAAGTAAACCTTCTTTTATTTCAAAAGGATTTTTTTCATTGATGCGGTCAAAAAACATAATACCGTTGGTATGATCAATTTCGTGCTGGACAACGATCGACTGATATCCTTTCAGTTTGAGCTTCTTTTTGTCGCTGTTCTTGTCATAGTATTCAATAGTGACACGGGAATGGCGGATAACATAGCCTTCAACCACGCGATCAACAGATAAACACCCTTCACCATCAGCTAAGGCAGCATCTTGGACAGAATGTGCAATGATGCGAGGATTGTACATAACTTCTTTCAAAGCATAAGCTTCTTTAGGTGGATTGCCGTCTTCATCTTCTGGATTAGGAATGAGAACAGCGATAATGCGTTTTGAAATATCTAATTGCGGAGCGGCGAGACCAACACCGCCGCGCAGCTCCATTTTTTCAGCGGTCACGGGATCTTGTGAATTTTTTAAGAATTGCAGCATTTTTTCGCCCAAAATAATATCATCTTCATTT
This region of Streptococcus mutans genomic DNA includes:
- the def gene encoding peptide deformylase, whose translation is MSAIKTITKASHLIDMNDIIREGHPTLRAVAQDVTFPLNEDDIILGEKMLQFLKNSQDPVTAEKMELRGGVGLAAPQLDISKRIIAVLIPNPEDEDGNPPKEAYALKEVMYNPRIIAHSVQDAALADGEGCLSVDRVVEGYVIRHSRVTIEYYDKNSDKKKLKLKGYQSIVVQHEIDHTNGIMFFDRINEKNPFEIKEGLLLIE